One Tolypothrix bouteillei VB521301 DNA window includes the following coding sequences:
- a CDS encoding CheR family methyltransferase has protein sequence MDTVEPNPDLENLLEYIKRNRGFDFSGYKRTSLSRRIRKRLHFLGIEDYSLYLDYLEVHPDEFAELFNTILINVTAFFRDSQAWEYIANEIIPQIVANKYLSKPIRVWSAGCASGEETYTLAILLAEALGMEQYAARVKVFATDVDEEALNIARQAHYGSKEVRSVPPNLQEKYFERVNGRYAVQKELRRGVIFGRHDLVQDAPISRIDLLVCRNTLMYFNTETQAKILDRFHFALNDSGFLFLGKAEMLFSRNHSFSPLELRQRVFIKDQNGNLRDMLLNIAHPSRQQAVPDMVDRIRIYEAAFEIDPIAQIIVDLNGALILANIEARNSFNLNPRDLGRPLQDLELSYRPVELRSRIDQVRTNRRTVVLKDVEWTTSDRDTKYLDLQIMPLLDENTERILGIKIVFADVTRFKNLQQELVHANQELETAYEELQSTNEELETTNEELQSTVEELETTNEELQSTNEELETMNEELQSTNEELQTINEELRQRSEELNRVNGFLESILTSLRAGVIVLSPDLHILMWNRKAEDLWGLRFDEVFSKHLMSLDIGLPLEPLRQPIRCIISRESDYYEVVLGARNRRGRTIQCHVICTPLLGAPSDIQGVILLMEEGEQEE, from the coding sequence ATGGATACTGTTGAACCCAACCCTGACTTGGAAAACCTACTAGAATATATCAAACGGAATAGAGGTTTTGATTTTAGCGGTTACAAACGAACAAGTTTAAGTCGGCGAATACGGAAACGATTGCATTTTTTAGGTATAGAAGATTATAGTTTGTATTTAGATTACTTGGAAGTACACCCAGATGAGTTTGCCGAGCTATTTAATACAATCCTGATAAATGTTACGGCTTTTTTTCGGGATTCACAAGCTTGGGAATACATAGCAAACGAAATTATTCCGCAAATTGTAGCTAACAAATATCTTAGTAAGCCCATCCGCGTATGGAGCGCTGGTTGTGCTTCTGGGGAGGAAACCTATACCTTAGCAATTTTACTGGCAGAAGCACTGGGAATGGAACAGTACGCAGCACGAGTGAAGGTGTTTGCTACGGATGTGGATGAGGAGGCTCTCAATATTGCTCGCCAAGCACACTACGGTTCAAAAGAGGTGCGAAGTGTTCCTCCAAATTTACAAGAGAAGTACTTTGAGCGAGTCAATGGTCGCTATGCTGTTCAAAAAGAGCTGCGTCGCGGTGTGATTTTTGGTCGTCACGATTTGGTTCAAGATGCACCTATTTCCCGAATTGACTTATTGGTATGTCGGAATACTTTGATGTATTTCAACACGGAAACCCAAGCTAAAATTCTCGATCGATTTCATTTTGCTCTTAACGATAGCGGCTTTCTCTTTTTAGGAAAAGCAGAAATGCTGTTTAGTAGAAACCACTCATTCAGTCCGTTAGAATTACGACAACGGGTATTTATTAAAGATCAAAATGGCAACTTGCGCGATATGCTATTGAACATCGCTCATCCTAGCAGGCAGCAAGCTGTTCCAGATATGGTCGATCGGATACGCATTTATGAAGCCGCTTTTGAGATCGATCCCATTGCCCAAATCATTGTAGACCTCAATGGGGCGCTCATCCTAGCTAATATTGAAGCCCGTAACTCGTTTAATCTCAACCCTAGAGATTTAGGTCGTCCTTTGCAAGATTTAGAGCTTTCCTACCGACCGGTAGAATTGCGATCACGTATCGACCAGGTTCGCACCAATCGTCGCACCGTAGTATTAAAAGATGTTGAGTGGACTACATCCGACCGGGACACGAAATATTTAGACTTGCAAATCATGCCTCTGTTGGATGAGAATACTGAGAGAATATTAGGTATAAAAATTGTTTTTGCTGATGTTACCCGCTTTAAAAACTTACAGCAAGAACTAGTACACGCCAACCAGGAATTAGAAACTGCATATGAAGAACTGCAATCTACCAATGAAGAATTAGAAACTACCAACGAAGAACTCCAGTCTACTGTAGAAGAGCTAGAAACTACCAACGAAGAACTCCAGTCTACAAACGAAGAACTCGAAACCATGAATGAAGAACTGCAATCCACAAATGAGGAGTTGCAGACGATAAATGAAGAACTGCGCCAACGCAGTGAAGAACTTAACAGAGTTAACGGCTTTTTGGAATCTATTCTCACCAGTCTTCGTGCTGGAGTTATTGTGCTCAGCCCCGATTTACACATCTTAATGTGGAACCGTAAAGCTGAGGACTTGTGGGGATTGCGGTTTGATGAAGTTTTTTCAAAACACTTGATGAGTTTGGATATCGGCTTGCCTCTAGAACCACTCCGACAGCCAATTCGATGTATTATAAGCAGGGAATCGGATTATTATGAAGTAGTGCTAGGTGCCAGAAACCGCCGAGGGCGAACCATTCAGTGCCACGTAATCTGTACTCCCCTTTTAGGAGCACCAAGCGATATTCAAGGTGTCATACTATTGATGGAAGAGGGCGAACAAGAGGAATAG
- a CDS encoding chemotaxis protein CheB produces the protein MPGHDIIVVGASAGGVEALTLLVKNLPKDLNAAVLIVLHIPSYSSSVLPRILERAGNLPAVHARDGEPLLLGRIYIAPPNYHLLVKPGTLQLTLGPRENSHRPAIDPLFRTAARAYGQRVIGVVLTGSLDDGTAGLKAVKMRGGVAVVQSPEDALYAGMPRNAIENVNDVDYVLPLSDIPSKLIDLVNTPVEVGGEDPIPEELAFESDLAEMKMAPLNNDDKPGKPSPFACPDCGGTLWDLSDRDLLRFRCRTGHAFSGATLLAKQSDALEDALWIALRALEERASLANRMSQRMRERNQTLSAIRLEEEAKDAQKRAAVIQEVLLKSDGMTKDKDLSSLSLEEPIKE, from the coding sequence ATGCCCGGACACGACATTATTGTTGTTGGAGCATCGGCGGGCGGAGTCGAAGCACTGACCTTGTTAGTAAAAAATTTGCCAAAAGACTTGAACGCTGCTGTCTTAATAGTCTTACACATACCCAGCTATAGTAGTAGCGTTTTACCCCGCATTCTTGAAAGAGCAGGGAATTTACCCGCTGTTCATGCTCGAGATGGTGAACCCCTTTTGCTAGGACGAATCTATATTGCTCCACCAAATTATCACTTATTGGTCAAACCAGGAACCTTACAACTTACGCTTGGTCCAAGGGAAAACAGCCATCGTCCTGCAATAGATCCCCTGTTTCGGACTGCAGCGAGAGCTTACGGGCAAAGAGTCATTGGTGTCGTTTTGACAGGTAGTCTCGATGATGGTACTGCAGGACTCAAGGCAGTAAAAATGCGCGGTGGTGTAGCAGTTGTTCAAAGCCCTGAGGATGCATTGTATGCAGGAATGCCGCGAAACGCGATTGAGAACGTAAATGACGTTGATTATGTATTACCACTATCAGATATTCCCAGCAAGTTGATAGATTTGGTAAACACGCCAGTGGAAGTTGGAGGAGAAGATCCTATTCCTGAGGAGCTAGCATTTGAATCTGATTTGGCAGAGATGAAGATGGCACCACTTAACAACGACGATAAACCGGGCAAACCATCTCCTTTTGCGTGTCCTGATTGCGGCGGTACACTTTGGGATCTGTCCGATAGGGATTTGTTGCGATTCCGATGTCGCACGGGTCATGCTTTTTCTGGAGCAACGCTGCTAGCCAAACAATCTGATGCTTTAGAGGACGCATTGTGGATTGCTCTGAGAGCATTAGAAGAGAGAGCCTCTCTTGCAAATCGCATGTCTCAACGAATGCGCGAGCGCAACCAAACTCTCTCAGCAATACGATTAGAAGAAGAGGCAAAAGATGCTCAAAAGCGTGCTGCTGTCATTCAAGAGGTACTTCTTAAGAGCGATGGGATGACAAAAGATAAAGATTTATCATCTTTGAGTTTAGAGGAACCAATTAAGGAGTAG
- a CDS encoding ABC transporter ATP-binding protein, with protein sequence MRDTILDVRNLQVEFVGDTKVVKAVDGISFELRRGETLGIVGESGSGKSVTSLAVMGLIQYPGRISGGEILFSPQENSTPIDLRKLPMEEMQLHRGGDIAMIFQEPMSSLNPVYTIGFQLTEAILQHQNISSEEAKRQAIARLQEVKLLPSDEALKEQYIETWKTSVGSSTPDEYKLAHLVKQHKESILDRYPHQLSGGQLQRVMIAMAISCNPLLLIADEPTTALDVTVQATILELLRELQQRRDMAMIFITHDLGLIAETADKVAVMYRGKIVEQGAAAQIFANPQHPYTKGLVACRPTLNHRPHKLLTVSDYMQVEETPTGDVVIQPKQPAQPKEVTTEEFSQRLVCLEQQQPLLQVRNLKVGFPVKGLFGGTKRYHMAVNGVSFDVKKGETLGLVGESGCGKTTVGKTLLRLIQPMSGEILFEGRDVTHFQGIALQKLRREMQIVFQNPFSALDPRMKVGDAIMEPLVIHSMHQTKQQRRDRVAYLLERVGLSADAINRYPHQFSGGQRQRICIARSLALNPKFIICDESVSALDVSVQAQVLNLLKELQEEFGLTYIFISHDLSVVKFMSDRILVMNRGQIVEQGTAETIYREPKEEYTQKLIASIPTGSPERVRQRQVKAS encoded by the coding sequence ATGAGAGACACTATTCTAGATGTTCGGAATCTGCAAGTTGAATTTGTGGGTGATACCAAAGTTGTTAAAGCTGTGGATGGTATCTCTTTTGAGTTGCGCCGAGGAGAAACTCTGGGAATAGTGGGAGAGTCGGGAAGCGGAAAATCGGTGACGTCCCTGGCTGTGATGGGTTTGATACAATATCCAGGGAGGATAAGCGGGGGTGAAATTTTGTTCAGTCCCCAAGAAAATAGTACGCCTATAGATCTGCGGAAGTTGCCAATGGAGGAGATGCAACTTCATAGGGGTGGCGATATTGCCATGATCTTTCAAGAACCCATGAGTTCTCTCAATCCAGTTTACACCATTGGGTTTCAGTTAACAGAAGCTATTTTACAACATCAAAATATCTCATCAGAAGAAGCAAAACGACAAGCGATCGCCCGCCTGCAAGAAGTGAAGTTGCTTCCGAGTGATGAAGCACTGAAGGAACAATATATAGAAACTTGGAAAACTTCTGTTGGTTCATCCACCCCGGATGAGTACAAGCTCGCACATTTGGTTAAACAGCATAAAGAGTCCATATTAGACCGTTACCCGCACCAACTTTCTGGCGGTCAATTGCAAAGGGTGATGATAGCTATGGCAATTTCGTGCAACCCATTGTTATTGATTGCTGACGAACCAACGACAGCGTTAGATGTAACAGTTCAAGCAACAATTCTTGAGTTGTTGCGGGAATTACAACAGCGCCGCGATATGGCTATGATTTTTATCACTCACGATTTAGGGCTGATTGCAGAAACAGCCGATAAAGTCGCGGTGATGTACAGGGGCAAAATTGTAGAACAAGGTGCTGCAGCACAAATTTTTGCCAATCCCCAACATCCTTATACTAAAGGCTTAGTTGCTTGTCGCCCTACCCTCAACCACCGCCCTCACAAACTCCTAACAGTTTCCGATTACATGCAAGTTGAAGAAACGCCAACAGGAGATGTAGTGATACAGCCCAAACAACCAGCCCAACCAAAAGAAGTCACGACTGAGGAGTTTTCTCAAAGATTGGTTTGTTTGGAGCAACAGCAGCCTTTGTTGCAAGTCCGCAACCTGAAAGTTGGTTTTCCTGTAAAGGGTTTGTTTGGCGGTACAAAACGCTACCACATGGCAGTGAATGGAGTTTCCTTTGATGTTAAAAAAGGGGAAACTTTAGGATTGGTAGGAGAATCTGGTTGTGGCAAAACCACTGTTGGTAAAACCTTACTGCGATTAATTCAACCCATGAGTGGTGAAATCTTGTTTGAGGGACGAGATGTTACGCATTTTCAGGGAATAGCTTTGCAAAAGTTGCGAAGGGAAATGCAAATTGTGTTTCAAAATCCTTTTAGCGCCCTCGATCCTCGGATGAAGGTTGGGGATGCAATTATGGAACCTTTGGTGATTCACTCTATGCATCAGACAAAGCAGCAACGTCGCGATCGCGTAGCTTATCTTTTAGAAAGAGTGGGTTTGAGTGCAGATGCTATCAATCGCTATCCTCACCAATTTTCTGGCGGACAACGCCAAAGAATTTGTATTGCCCGTTCTTTAGCTTTGAATCCCAAGTTTATCATTTGTGATGAATCGGTTTCTGCTCTTGATGTCTCGGTGCAAGCGCAAGTCTTGAATTTGCTCAAAGAATTACAAGAAGAATTTGGATTGACCTATATCTTTATTTCTCACGATTTAAGTGTCGTGAAATTTATGAGCGATCGCATTTTAGTGATGAATCGCGGTCAAATTGTTGAGCAGGGTACAGCAGAGACAATATATCGAGAACCTAAAGAAGAGTACACGCAGAAGCTCATTGCATCAATTCCTACAGGTAGCCCCGAACGTGTACGACAGCGCCAAGTGAAAGCGTCCTAA
- a CDS encoding single-stranded DNA-binding protein: MNLCFLMVEIIQEPQLRHTPDGLELTEMVVQFPGLRAEDPPATLRAVGWGNLAKDIHQNYHQGDRVLLEGRLSMNTVPHQEGYKEKRAEFTVQKIHSLGTGFDTSSLPSTSRTSSPTPVASVQSSPTYNAPISTPNSVTNGSSALPQNSFNEQPVPQSKNFERNTYSAPVEEQDPDDIPF; the protein is encoded by the coding sequence ATGAATCTTTGTTTTTTGATGGTAGAAATCATTCAAGAACCACAATTGCGTCATACACCAGATGGATTGGAACTCACCGAAATGGTGGTACAGTTTCCAGGACTGAGAGCAGAAGATCCACCAGCAACCTTAAGAGCAGTGGGCTGGGGTAACTTAGCAAAAGATATTCATCAAAATTATCATCAAGGCGATCGCGTCCTTTTAGAAGGACGCCTCAGTATGAATACCGTACCGCATCAGGAAGGATATAAAGAAAAGCGAGCAGAATTTACAGTACAAAAGATTCACTCTCTAGGAACGGGATTTGACACGAGTTCGTTACCATCTACAAGCAGAACATCATCTCCTACACCTGTGGCGTCCGTACAATCCTCTCCGACTTACAACGCTCCAATATCTACACCAAATTCAGTAACAAACGGATCGAGCGCCCTTCCTCAAAATAGCTTCAACGAACAACCCGTACCCCAAAGTAAAAATTTCGAGCGCAACACTTATTCAGCGCCTGTAGAAGAACAAGATCCAGATGATATTCCTTTTTAG
- a CDS encoding ABC transporter ATP-binding protein — translation MAQVVLENVYKSFPPRKGESIASPTQSLSKSDNNSDAVRSSDNAGVLRRINLTVTDGEFMVLVGPSGCGKSTLLRLIAGLEDLTGGNIWVGDRLVNNLPPKERDIAMVFQNYALYPHMTVYDNIAFGLRRRKGGDSGSPLGIGGKGEKGSGGENNSLLPNLLVAMTKKLPKGLRYISDKERAVDKRVRDVAQLLQMEALLNRLPKQLSGGQRQRVALGRAIARNPQVFLMDEPLSNLDAKLRTETRAQIVKLQRQLGVTTIYVTHDQTEAMTMGDRIAVLNQGQLQQVASPLELYNYPVNRFVAEFIGSPPMNFIHVEFHAPLLITNGDFRLTLPEAWGQALQKYDGRALVLGIRPEHLILSVPATKNLPVKVELVENLGNDTYLATRLLDPNFQKSAFSTNELQVRVPSDRVIRFGEQLWLSLTPEKIHFFDPETEQAIFL, via the coding sequence GTGGCGCAAGTTGTTCTAGAAAACGTTTATAAAAGTTTTCCTCCTCGTAAAGGGGAAAGTATTGCATCGCCCACCCAATCCCTATCGAAATCAGATAACAACAGTGATGCTGTTCGCAGTTCGGACAATGCTGGGGTTCTGCGGCGCATTAACCTGACGGTGACAGATGGTGAATTTATGGTTCTGGTAGGACCTTCTGGTTGTGGGAAAAGCACTCTATTGCGGTTAATTGCTGGGTTGGAAGATCTGACAGGTGGGAATATTTGGGTAGGCGATCGCTTAGTTAATAATCTCCCACCGAAAGAGCGAGACATTGCAATGGTATTTCAAAATTACGCTCTCTACCCTCACATGACAGTGTATGACAACATTGCTTTTGGATTGAGGCGGAGAAAAGGGGGGGACTCGGGGTCCCCTCTGGGGATAGGGGGGAAGGGGGAGAAGGGGAGCGGGGGGGAAAATAACTCCCTACTCCCCAATCTTCTCGTGGCAATGACTAAGAAATTACCGAAAGGGCTAAGATACATTTCTGACAAAGAACGAGCAGTGGATAAACGGGTGCGTGATGTTGCTCAGTTACTGCAAATGGAAGCTTTGCTCAATCGTTTACCCAAGCAACTTTCTGGAGGACAAAGGCAAAGAGTCGCGCTAGGACGAGCAATTGCACGAAATCCTCAAGTGTTTTTGATGGACGAACCTCTTTCTAACTTAGACGCAAAACTCCGCACGGAAACTCGCGCTCAAATTGTCAAATTACAACGTCAATTGGGTGTTACAACAATTTACGTGACCCACGACCAGACAGAAGCCATGACCATGGGCGATCGCATCGCTGTTCTCAATCAAGGACAGCTCCAGCAAGTTGCATCGCCGTTAGAACTTTACAATTATCCTGTTAACCGCTTTGTTGCAGAATTTATTGGTTCACCACCGATGAATTTTATTCACGTAGAGTTTCATGCACCCCTGCTGATTACTAATGGAGATTTTCGCCTGACTCTACCAGAGGCGTGGGGTCAGGCGTTACAAAAATATGATGGTCGAGCGCTGGTGTTGGGGATTCGTCCGGAACATCTGATTTTAAGCGTACCCGCAACCAAAAATTTACCCGTGAAAGTGGAGTTAGTGGAGAATTTGGGCAATGATACTTATCTTGCTACAAGACTGCTCGACCCCAATTTTCAAAAATCTGCTTTTTCAACCAATGAGTTACAAGTACGAGTTCCGTCGGATCGAGTTATACGTTTTGGCGAACAACTGTGGTTATCTTTAACACCCGAAAAAATTCACTTTTTTGACCCAGAAACAGAGCAGGCGATATTTTTGTGA
- a CDS encoding mannose-1-phosphate guanyltransferase, whose product MRAVLMAGGSGTRLRPLTCDLPKPMVPILNRPIAEHIINLLKRHQITEVVATLHYLPDVLRDYFQDGSDFGVQMTYAVEEDQPLGTAGCVKNIAELLDDTFLVISGDSITDFDLTAAIEFHKQQKSKATLILTRVPNPIEFGVVITDDQGRIRRFLEKPSTSEIFSDTVNTGTYILEPEVLEYLPANQESDFSKELFPLLLEKNEPMFGYVAQGYWCDVGHLDAYREAQYDALYGKVKLDFAYKEASPGIWIGQNTYIEPTAQIEAPSVIGDNCRIGARVVIESGTVLGDNVTVGSDANLKRPIIWNGGIIGEEAHLSASVICRGARVDRRAHVLEGAIVGSLSTVGEEAQISPFVRVWPSKKIDSGAILNINLIWGNTAQRNLFGQRGVQGLANIDTTPEFAVKLGAAYGSILKPGSRVTVSRDQRNISRMVTRSLIAGLMSVGVDIQNLDATAIPITRTVIPTMSVAGGIHVRVHPDRPDYILIEFMDAKGINISKALEKKIEGAYFKEDMRRSQIHEIGDVAYPSQVMDRYCTAFEKLLHVDTIRNSRAKVVIDYVYSVSGAVLPQMLDNFGADAVVLNASLNKNAMSATDRETLLTQLGHVVEALKANFGVQVSANGEQLILVDEAGMPIRGEMLTALMVDMILTAQPRGTVVVPVHASSAVEQIARRHDGRVIRTKANPTALMEACQKNSNVVLGGSGDTGFIFPHLHPGFDAMFCIAKLIEMLTIQERSLTTVRTELPRVIHRTYTVRCPWTAKGALMRHLVETHPAQNLELIDGVKICQPYDDSWVLVLPDASEPIVHLYANSNDRDWVDDSLRQYRARVQAFVEREQETVAAEV is encoded by the coding sequence ATGCGTGCAGTTCTGATGGCAGGGGGTTCTGGAACACGGCTTCGTCCGCTTACCTGCGACCTACCCAAACCAATGGTTCCCATACTCAATCGACCCATTGCCGAACACATCATTAATCTTTTAAAACGGCATCAAATCACAGAAGTTGTTGCCACACTCCACTATTTACCTGATGTTCTGCGAGACTACTTCCAAGACGGTAGCGACTTTGGCGTACAAATGACCTATGCCGTAGAAGAAGACCAGCCTTTAGGGACTGCAGGCTGTGTAAAAAACATTGCCGAACTTCTTGATGACACTTTTTTAGTCATTAGCGGAGATAGTATAACAGATTTTGACTTAACAGCAGCCATTGAATTTCACAAACAACAGAAATCAAAAGCAACTTTGATTTTGACCCGCGTTCCCAATCCTATTGAGTTTGGGGTAGTGATTACCGATGACCAAGGACGAATTCGACGATTTTTAGAAAAGCCTTCTACCAGTGAAATTTTTTCCGATACTGTTAATACGGGTACGTATATTTTAGAACCGGAAGTTTTAGAATACTTACCAGCGAACCAGGAAAGTGACTTCTCAAAAGAGTTGTTCCCGTTGCTACTTGAGAAGAATGAGCCAATGTTTGGTTATGTTGCTCAAGGTTACTGGTGTGATGTCGGTCACTTAGATGCTTATCGTGAGGCTCAGTACGATGCATTATACGGCAAAGTTAAACTAGACTTTGCTTATAAGGAAGCTTCTCCTGGAATTTGGATCGGTCAGAATACTTACATTGAACCCACAGCACAGATTGAAGCTCCCTCCGTTATCGGAGACAATTGCCGAATTGGAGCGCGAGTTGTTATCGAATCGGGAACTGTCCTTGGCGATAACGTTACTGTTGGTTCTGACGCCAATCTCAAACGCCCTATCATCTGGAATGGAGGCATTATTGGTGAAGAAGCACACCTATCAGCAAGTGTCATTTGCCGTGGTGCGCGTGTAGACCGTCGCGCCCATGTTTTGGAAGGCGCTATAGTTGGTTCGCTTTCAACAGTGGGAGAAGAAGCTCAAATCAGCCCCTTTGTAAGAGTTTGGCCCAGCAAAAAAATAGATTCAGGAGCAATCCTCAACATTAACCTGATTTGGGGAAATACAGCCCAACGCAATTTATTTGGGCAACGTGGAGTCCAAGGTTTGGCAAATATCGACACCACGCCAGAATTTGCCGTTAAGTTAGGAGCCGCTTACGGTTCTATCTTAAAACCAGGCTCTCGGGTGACAGTTTCTCGCGACCAACGCAACATTTCTCGCATGGTCACCAGGTCATTAATTGCGGGTTTGATGTCCGTCGGTGTTGATATTCAAAACCTAGATGCAACAGCCATTCCCATTACTCGCACGGTCATACCGACTATGTCGGTCGCAGGCGGTATTCACGTGCGGGTACATCCAGACCGCCCGGATTACATCCTGATTGAATTCATGGATGCTAAGGGAATTAACATCTCCAAAGCCTTGGAAAAGAAAATTGAGGGGGCTTATTTCAAAGAAGATATGCGGCGATCGCAGATTCATGAAATTGGCGACGTTGCTTACCCCAGCCAAGTTATGGATCGCTACTGCACGGCTTTTGAAAAATTGCTACACGTTGACACAATTCGTAACAGCCGAGCCAAAGTTGTCATCGACTACGTTTACTCGGTTTCAGGAGCCGTTTTGCCGCAGATGTTAGACAATTTTGGGGCTGATGCAGTCGTGCTCAATGCCAGTCTCAATAAAAATGCCATGTCAGCCACTGACCGCGAAACCCTCCTAACCCAGTTAGGGCACGTTGTAGAAGCATTAAAGGCTAACTTTGGCGTCCAAGTTTCAGCCAATGGAGAGCAACTGATTTTAGTTGACGAAGCAGGGATGCCCATTCGTGGTGAAATGCTGACAGCCCTCATGGTAGACATGATATTAACCGCGCAACCAAGAGGAACAGTTGTTGTACCAGTTCACGCTTCCAGTGCTGTAGAGCAAATTGCCCGCCGTCATGATGGTAGAGTGATTCGTACAAAGGCAAACCCCACAGCCTTAATGGAAGCATGTCAGAAAAATTCCAATGTGGTTTTGGGAGGTAGTGGCGATACAGGCTTTATTTTCCCCCACCTGCATCCCGGTTTTGACGCCATGTTCTGCATTGCCAAACTTATTGAAATGCTGACCATACAAGAGCGTTCTCTAACCACCGTCCGTACTGAATTACCACGAGTCATTCACAGAACGTACACGGTGCGTTGTCCGTGGACAGCAAAAGGAGCATTGATGCGCCACCTAGTAGAAACTCACCCAGCCCAAAATCTCGAATTGATTGATGGAGTGAAAATCTGTCAACCCTACGATGATAGTTGGGTATTGGTCTTACCAGATGCCAGCGAACCAATAGTACATTTGTATGCAAACAGCAACGATCGCGATTGGGTCGATGATTCTCTCAGGCAATACCGCGCTCGCGTACAAGCCTTTGTAGAAAGAGAGCAAGAAACTGTTGCGGCTGAAGTGTAA
- a CDS encoding cobalt-precorrin-6A reductase encodes MERVWLIGGTQESASLAVLLCHSQIPCTVSVTTESARSLYPDSPMIRVWVGRLIAESLNEFLREQQIVVVIDASHPFAVEISQVAIATCEKLQIPYLRYERPVLEEGEGAKGGVVCVDGFDTLLSGNYLENQRVLLTVGYKPLHLFLPWQKRATLFARLLPSAVALEAAFQAGFTSDRLICLRPPIAADLEIALWRQWDISLVVSKASGSPGGEDVKRQVAGELGVKLVLVSRPEVVYPQQTSDFLVVLGFCERYIWNRTNAEDTEKRVGKNR; translated from the coding sequence GTGGAACGCGTGTGGTTGATCGGCGGAACTCAAGAGAGTGCTTCTTTAGCAGTTCTTCTCTGCCATTCCCAAATTCCTTGTACTGTTTCTGTAACAACAGAGTCAGCGCGATCGCTCTACCCAGATAGCCCTATGATACGGGTTTGGGTGGGGCGATTGATTGCAGAGAGTTTAAATGAGTTTTTGCGGGAACAGCAAATTGTTGTTGTGATTGATGCGTCGCACCCTTTTGCTGTGGAGATTTCTCAGGTAGCGATCGCGACTTGTGAAAAATTGCAAATCCCCTACTTGCGCTACGAACGTCCCGTGTTGGAAGAGGGAGAAGGGGCGAAGGGGGGAGTTGTTTGTGTTGATGGTTTTGATACGCTGCTAAGTGGAAATTATTTAGAGAATCAACGAGTGCTGTTGACTGTGGGGTATAAACCATTGCACCTGTTTTTACCTTGGCAAAAGCGAGCGACTTTGTTTGCGCGATTGCTTCCATCTGCTGTGGCTTTGGAAGCTGCGTTTCAAGCTGGGTTTACCAGCGATCGCTTGATTTGTTTGCGTCCTCCAATAGCTGCGGATTTGGAAATAGCTTTGTGGCGACAATGGGATATTTCTTTGGTTGTGAGTAAGGCTTCGGGCTCCCCTGGGGGGGAGGATGTGAAGCGCCAGGTAGCAGGGGAATTGGGTGTAAAGCTGGTATTGGTTTCTCGCCCGGAGGTTGTTTATCCACAACAAACAAGTGATTTTTTGGTGGTTTTGGGGTTTTGTGAAAGATATATTTGGAATCGCACAAACGCAGAAGACACAGAGAAAAGAGTGGGAAAGAATCGGTAA